The Asterias amurensis chromosome 21, ASM3211899v1 genome has a segment encoding these proteins:
- the LOC139953220 gene encoding uncharacterized protein: MAWIKSEVLLSVSIWVFSLVCSATADICNDGLFCDYYCCNDGYGDYCCYNVAFAWWFWFVWGFFILFVFLSCCAIIRRRQMRRQQQVIVVQQEYAPTGYGTLTNPQGPPTYVHPGYQPQGYPYPPTGPAPQYQPVESAQPIQQAQAYPENKPDQVPHNPNEKPPPYNPYTS, from the exons atggcgtggATAAAATCTGAAGTTCTCTTGTCGGTTTCTATCTGGGTTTTCAGTCTCGTCTGTTCTGCCACA GCAGACATTTGTAACGATGGTTTGTTTTGTGACTATTATTGCTGCAACGATGGTTATGGAGATTACTGCTGCTATAACGTGGCCTTCGCTTGGT gGTTTTGGTTTGTCTGGGGTTTCTTCATCCTTTTTGTCTTTCTGTCCTGCTGCGCCATCATCAGGCGTCGACAGATGAGGCGTCAACAACAAGTCATCGTTGTCCAACAAGAGTATGCACCCACTGGCTACGGTACCCTGACCAACCCTCAGGGGCCACCGACCTACGTTCACCCTGGTTACCAGCCCCAGGGCTACCCGTACCCCCCAACGGGGCCAGCTCCCCAGTACCAGCCTGTGGAGTCCGCCCAGCCGATCCAGCAAGCTCAAGCTTATCCCGAAAATAAACCCGACCAG GTGCCGCACAACCCGAATGAAAAGCCACCACCCTACAATCCTTACACCTCATAA
- the LOC139953254 gene encoding uncharacterized protein, with product MTLQQIFSVLLVAIFVVVPLVCAANGRFNAAKRKTHDLWNDQTTQEQKPVNKRENKQNACPKEDSPHGSCEKSCSGDSDCEGALKCCSHGPDGCGTQCKETVKETMCDIPCPRNIDLVCGSDGVTYSNECMLYYTTCTRNQNFIRMKADGPCQMEAPCHEELKKYTHPRIGQMIPQCSSDGYYKPMQCWGSTGSCWCTTRHGHPIDMPEGTSVLSDEDCLDFLKDAE from the exons ATGACTCTCCAGCAGATTTTCAGTGTGTTGTTGGTTGCCATTTTCGTTGTTGTGCCTTTG GTCTGTGCAGCTAATGGTCGATTCAATGCTGCTAAACGAAAGACACACGACTTGTGGAATGACCAGACCACACAGGAACAAAAACCAGTTAACAAGAGAG AAAACAAGCAGAACGCTTGCCCTAAAGAAGATTCGCCCCACGGGAGTTGTGAGAAGAGTTGTTCAGGGGATAGCGACTGTGAGGGCGCTTTGAAGTGTTGCTCACATGGTCCCGACGGCTGCGGAACACAATGCAAGGAAACTGTTAAAG AGACCATGTGTGATATCCCTTGCCCGAGGAACATTGACTTAGTATGTGGAAGTGACGGAGTGACGTACAGCAACGAGTGCATGTTGTATTATACCACATGCACCAGAAACCAAAATTTCATTAGAATGAAGGCAGATGGGCCGTGCCAAATGG AGGCGCCCTGTCATGAAGAATTGAAGAAATACACACATCCCCGGATTGGACAAATGATTCCGCAGTGCAGCAGTGATGGATACTACAAACCTATGCAGTGTTGGGGGTCTACTG GGAGTTGTTGGTGTACAACAAGACATGGACATCCTATCGACATGCCCGAAGGAACTTCGGTTCTCTCCGATGAAGATTGTCTTGACTTTCTTAAAGATGCCGAATAA